In the genome of Hyphomicrobium sp. CS1GBMeth3, the window CCGGCGACGCTCGACGATTCCACGTAGTCGATACCGGTGATCGAGGAAACCGCGCGCTCGATGGGCGTCGTGACGAAGCCGCGGATGCTCTCGGCGGAGGCGCCGATGTAGATCGTGGTGATGACGATCGACGAGCTTTCGATGCGCGGATACTGCTGGATCGGCAACTGGGTCGCGGCGCGGATTCCGATCAGCACCAACGCCAGGTTGATCACGACCGCGATCACCGGCCGGCGGACGAACAGCTCGATCAGGCTCATGGGTTCGCTCTCAGTTGATGCCGGTGCCGGTTGTCGATTCCGCAACGGCGCCGGTGTCGACGAGCAAGCCTTCCCTCAGCTTGAAGGAGCCAGAGGACGCGATCAACTCGCCGGCTTCAACGCCTTCGCTAACAGCAATATCGTCACCCTGAACGGCCCCGGTCGTGACAGTGCGCATGCGTGCGCGCAGTTTGCCGTCCTCCTCGACGAGCACAAAGACGTGCTGGCCATTCGGCGAGCGGCGCACGGATGCCAGCGGCACCAACACCGTCGGCTGGGGCTCCGTGGTGGCGACTGTCACGTCGACGAACGTGCCCGGTCTCAGGATGCGGCCGAAGCCTTTGGCGACGGCGCGGAAGCGGATGGCACGGTTGGCGTCGTCGGCGCTGTTGTCCTCGGCTACGATTTCGGCCGTGGCGGTGCCGCCGGGCACGGCTGCGCCGGACAGTGTCACGCGCGTTCCGGTGCGCACGATCGCTGTGCTGTCCTGCGGAAGGGTGAAGTCGACATAAGCGTCGTCGGCGACGCCCTGCAACTTGACGATCGGCGTTCCGATGTCGAGGTAGGCGCCGGGTTGCCAGTCGCTGATGCCGACGCGAGCCTGGAATGGTGCCGTGATACGCTTCTTATCGACAATGATGGCGAGGTTTTGTGCGCGCGCAGTGGCAGCCGCGTACTCCTCACGGGCCTTGTCCAATTCCTGCTCGTTAAAGGCGGCGCTGTTGCGCAACCCTTGGCGTCGTTCGAGCGTCAGCTTCGCGAGGCGTGCGTCGGCTTCTGCGGCGGTGAGCGCAGCTTGCTCCTGGCGGACGTCGAACTGCACGAGGAGCGCGCCCTCATCGACGATATCGCCCGACTTGAAACCGATCTCGGCGATGACGCCCGCGATCTCGTTCTTGATTTCGACGTGGCGGAGCGCGACCACGGAGCCGATGGCGCGTGTCGAGGCGGACCACGTTCCGGTGCGGGCACGTGCCGATGCCACCGTTTCAACCGGCTCGGGCGTCGCCTGGGCTGCCGCGATCGCAACCTTAATCTCATTGTATTTGTAAAAGCCGAGCCCGCCCGCGATAGCGCCAGCGGCGAGCAAGACAATCAGCCAAGCACCTAAACGCTTTAACATTCCGCTCCCCAGCCTCTGCCGCGCGCGTTGATCCCTAGTCCCATTCGGACAGGCACGTCCCCACCCGAGGTGTCATACGGCCTCGGTCGGTCCACGGATCGCTCCGTCGTTTCGGTTCGTCCGCAGATTATCGACCCGTCGCATCGAGGACGGGTCGCGTCCTTCAAATCCGACACTGCAATCGGATTGTTTTTTGGGCTTCCCGGCTTCTTCGGTCGGCGGGGTGATGAGGTCAAGGGGGAAGGCGACGGGATAGTTTCCCTAAGGGCCGAAAGGGCCAAGAGAAATCGGTCCGTGTGGCAACTTTGCCTCGGTTTTTTCGTGATCACAACCGGCGGGTGTTCGCGCGCGGGGGCTCAATCGGCTGCGGGCCGGATGGCGATCTTGATGCTGTCTTTCGGCACCCCACTCACCTGAATACTGACGGGGCCGTCGCCGATCTCGAAGCGCACGCTTTTGCGCAGGCGATCGCACTGGGCGAGCCGGTGTGGGCGGTTGATTCAATGCATCAGCGAGTTGACGTGCTCAGTGGAAGTCGCGGCTCTTCAGTGGAAGGAGGGTTCTGTGCGTGAGGGGATCGGGTGATGTGTGTGGTGAGGCAAGGCGCTCTGGCTCGCGCAGGAGAGCAAGCTCGTCGCTCAGATCGATGAAGCTTTCGGCGAGAACGTGTACGACCTCGCCCGCGCGCTGCAGCCGGCCGCGTACGCCGAGGAAGCGCGCCGACATGATGGTACGCCGGTTCGCTGCGAACACCTTCGGCCAGACGATGATGTTGGCGATGCCTGTCTCGTCCTCGAGCGTGAGGAAGACGACCTTCTTGCCGCCCGGCATCTGGCGAATGAGAACGAGGCCGGCGACGCCGATTTTCTGGCCATTTCTTGTGAGGACTTCATCGCGCAGCTCTTTGTTCGGCGTCATGCGAAGCTGCGCGAGCCGCGGGCGGAAGAAGGCTACGGGGTGCGCCTTCAAAGATAGTCCCGTCGTCACGTAGTCCTCTGCCACGTGCTCGGGGAGCGCCATCTGTGGCAGGGTGACGGACGGTTCGGGGAACAGCTCGTCGCCTGCGTGGACATCGAGAAGAGGCAGCGTCTCTTCCACGGGCGGCTTGGCGGTTTTCCTTCTGCTTGCATCGCTCCTTGTGCCCGTCAGTCCGATCGAGGCCAGCCGGCGAGCCGACCAGAGCGCGGCGCGACGGTCGAGCCCTATGGAGCGAAACGCATCGGCGGCGGCCAATCGTTCTATCGCACCGCGCGAGACGCCCGAGACCCCAGCCAGACGCTCGATGCTTGCATATCCGTTGCCGCGGAAGGCTGCGAGCTTCTCTGCCTCGTCCTCGCTCATGCCGTCGATCTGGCGGAAGCCGAGGCGCACGGCGAAGCGATGCGGTCCTTCGCTTGAGGGCTCGAGCGTGCAATCCCATTCGCTGAAGTTGACGTCGGGCGCACGCACCTCGACCTTGTGCTCGCGCGCGTCACGCACGAGTTGTGCCGGCTGATAGAAGCCCATCGGCTGGCTGTTCAGGATGGCGGCGCAGAAGACGTCCGGGTAGTGGCACTTCATCCAGGCCGAGGCATAGACGAGCAGGGCAAAGCTCGCGGCGTGGCTTTCCGGGAAGCCGTACTCGCCGAAGCCTTCGATCTGGCCGAAGCAGCGCGCGACGAATTCCGGATCGTAGCCGCGCGCGGTCATGCGGGAGATGAACTGGTCGCGGTATTTATGAACGTTGCCGTTGTGGCGGAAGGTGGCCATGGCGCGCCGCAATCCGTCGGCCTCGTCGGGTGTGAACGCGGCGGCCGTGATGGCGATCTGCATCGCCTGCTCCTGGAACAGCGGTACGCCGAGGGTGCGTTTCAGCACCTCCTTGAGCTCCTCGGGGTCATGGGGGGGCGCGGGTGAGGGATAGGTGACCTCTTCGGGCCTTTCGCGCCGCTTCAGATAAGGATGCACCATGTTGCCCTGGATCGGGCCGGGGCGCACGATCGCCACCTCGATGACGAGGTCGTAGAACGTTCGCGGCTTGAGGCGCGGCAGCATCGACATCTGCGCCCGGCTCTCGACCTGGAACACGCCGATGGAATCGGCGTGGCTCAGCATCTCGTAGACTTTCTTGGTTTCGTCGGTGCTTTCGTCCTGCGGGATGGTCGCCAGCGCCAACGGCTTCTTGTAGTGCGTCTTCAGAAGATCGAGGCCGTGCCTGAGCACGCTCAGCATGCCGAGACCCAGCACGTCGACCTTCATCAGGCCCAGGGTGTCGATGTCGTCCTTGTCCCATTCGATGAAGGTGCGCTCGTCCATGGCGGCGTTGGCGATGGGCACGGTCTCGTCGAGGCGCCGCTTGGTCAGGATGAAGCCGCCGACGTGCTGCGAGAGGTGACGCGGGAAGCCCAGAAGCTCGCGCGCAATCAGGACGGATTGGCGGATCTGAGGGTTCTCGGGGTCGAAGCCGGCTTCGCGGATGTGCTTGTCGGGGAGGCCGTCGGAGTGGCTGCCCCAGACCGTCTTGGCGAGAGCGGCGGTGACGTCGGGCGTGAGGCCCATGGCCTTGCCGACCTCGCGGATGGCGCGGCGCGAGCGGTAATGAATGACGGTGGCGCAGATGGCGGCGTATTCGCGGCCGTAGCGGTCGTAGATGTGCTGGATCACCTCCTCGCGCCGGTCGTGCTCGAAGTCGACGTCGATATCGGGGGGCTCGCCGCGGCGCTCCGAGATGAAGCGCGAGAACAGGAGATTGCTGGTAGCAGGATTGACCTCGGTGATGCCGAGGCAATAGCAGACGGCGCTGTTGGCCGCCGAGCCGCGGCCCTGGCAGAGGATGTCTTTGTTGCGCGCGAACTTCACCACCTCGTAGACGGTGAGGAAGTAACGTGCGTAGCCGAGCTTCTTGATGAGGGCGAACTCCTCGCGGAGCTGCGCCTCGACTTTTTCAGGAATGCGGTGCGGATAGCGGCGACGGGCACCAGCCCACGTCTCGTCCTCCAGGTGCTGCTGGGCTGTCTTGCCCGGCGGTACGGGCTCGTCCGGGTACTCGTTCTGGAGATCCGCGAGTGAGAAACGGCAGGCGTCGGCGATCTCGAGGGTGCGGGCGATGGCGTCGGGAAACGCCGCGAACAGGCGCGCCATCTCGGCCGCAGGCTTCAGGTGGCGCTCGGCGTTGGCGGCGAGGCGGAAGCCCGCCTCGTGAATGGTGCACTTCTCGCGGATGCAGGTCAGAACGTCGGCGAGCGGACGGCGCGCGGGCGTGTGGTAGTGCACGTCGCCCACGGCGACGAGCGGTGTGCCGGTGCCTCTTCCAAGCGCGTCGAGTTGGCCCAAGCGACGGGGCTCATCGCCCCGGTAGCCGTGGGTGCCGGCGAGATAGCTGCGTCCTGGCGCTGTGCGGGCGAGCTCACCGAGACGCTGGGTGAAGGTCGATGTGAGATCCTCAGGCGGGATCGCGACGAGGATCTGGCCCTCCGCGGCGGCGAGGATGTCCTCGAAGGTCAGGTGACACTCGGTGTGCTCCTTGTGCGGCACCTTGCGCTTGCCCATGGTCAGGAGGCGGCAGAGGCGGGCATAGGCGTCGCGGTCCGTCGGGTAGGCGAGAATCTCGAGGCCGTCGACGGTGACGAGGCGCACGCCGACGATCAGCTTGAGCGTCTTGCGCTTCTTCCATTCGTCGAACGCGCGCACGACGCCAGCGAAGCTGTTGCGGTCGGTGATGGCGAGAGAGGCGAGCCCGAGCTGCTCGGCGGCCAGCACCATTTCGCCCGGGTGCGAAGCTCCGCGCAGGAACGAGAAGTTGGTGGTGACGGCGAGCTCGGCGTAACGCGTCATGATGGTCCTCTCATGCGAAGAGGCCGTGGACAAACCAGCGGGGTGCTGCGGTTTCGCGTCCGGGGATGCCTTCGCGGTAGAGCCAGAGCCGGCGGCCGGCCTGATCCTCGACGAGGTAATAGTCGCGCGTGGCAGCCTCCTCGCGCGTGCGCCACCACTCGGCGGCGATGCGCTCGGGGCCTTCGGCGTGGGCGACAGTGTGCAGGCGGCCGCGCCAGCGCAGGCGTAGCGGCGGGCCGTCGGGCATCAGCGCGATCACCTCTGCCGGTTCGGCGCGCGGGAGCATGAGAGACGGGCGTGGGCGCGCATGCTTTGCTGACGGCCAGGCAGCGGTTTCGTCCCGCGCGGTGGCCAGCGTTTCGCTGCGCTGATTTATTAGTTTCTCGCTTCGCTCGGGCCAATGGCTGGCGACCGGCACGAGGTGACGGACGCTTTCCGGGCCGAGCCGCTGGCGCAGCGCGTCCAGCAGCACCGTGCAACGGCGGGCGCGCTCGGCATCCTCGGATGTGGCGGCTAGCGCTCGCTGCCGCGGGTTCATCTTTTCGGCGACGCTGATCGCGAGGCTCACCGTCTCGAAGCCGAAGCCTGCTTCGAGAAAGCGCGCGAGATGCTGCAGCTTGAGCCGGATCAGGCGGGTGACGTCGTCGGGGTTTTGTGTCGGCAGCGTGCAGCTGACGTCGAGGCCGTGCGCCACGCCGTCGACGCGGAAGAGCGTGAGGCGCAGGCTTCGGGCGCCGACGCCGTCGGCCTCGAGCTGCGGCACGAGATCTTGCATCAGGCGTGCCGTGACCGTGACGATGGCGTCCTCGGTCGTGATCGGCTCGAGCAGCGAGCGGGCCTTCCGATAGAGCGGTGGCGGGGCGAGCAGTGCCAGCGGCTCGGGCGGGCGGGCGAGCGCCTGATCGAGGCGTTTCAGGAGGGCTTTCTCGAACCGCGCGGCGAAGGGCGCGCGCGGCTTGTCGATCAGGTCGCCGATGCGTTTGAAGCCGAGGCGTCGCAACGCGACGGTTTCTTCGGGCGCAAGGCGTAGTCCTTCGACCGGCAGCGGTGTCAGCGCTTGTGCTTCCGCACCGGCAGGGATGATCGTGGGGGACGTCCGCGCGAAATGCGAGACGGCCCAGGCGGTGCCCGGTGTCTCCGCAATGGCAAGCCGTGCCGGCAGGCCGAAGGCGCGGAGGCGCTGCGCAAGGTCGGTCAGGAGGTTCTTCTCGCCGCCCATGAGGTGCGTGGCACCGGTGACATCGAGGAAGAAACCGTCGGCGCCGCTTTCCTCTTTGAAGAGCGCGACGGAGGGTGTGTAGCGCGTGGCCCATAGGGCGAGGCGGGCGAGCGCCTTGGCATCGGCCACGGGCTCGGCAAGACGCACTTGCAAGGCGCCGATGCGGGCACGGGCGTCCGCCAGCGTCTCGCCCACCGCGAGGCCGCTCGCTGCTGCGGCGGGATTGACCGCGGCGATGCGCGGCGCATCGGAGCCGTCCGCAAGCACGAACGGCGCGGCGGGGTCAACCGGCGTGCGGTGCTGCCGCGCCGCCAGCCAGCGATGCACCGGCCACTGCGGCAGCCAAACCGAAACGATGCGTGGCATGATCGAACTCCAACATCCACTCTCCTGGTCGGCCGTTGCGGCTGCGTTCGAGCACCGCGTACCAGCGCCAGCCCGAGAGCAAGCCGAAGCGGTCGCGCAGGCCCGGGCGTGCCGCGATGCGCCAGCGTGTTGCAGCGGTCGGCACGCTCTCGCCGCCGGGTCTCAAAAGCATCAGCGGCAGGTTGGCGTCGCGCGCGGCGTGCAGCAGGCGTTGGCCGGATTTGAGATCGAGGCGGCCGCCAAGTGCGGCTGCGACCGCCGCCGGGCCACGGGCACGGATAGCCTCCTCCGTTGCCCAGAGGGCTTCTGCCTCGTCTCTCGTCTCAACCAGGATCAGGCGCGCAGGGTCGAGGCCAAGGGTGTTCAAGCCGTGGCCGTGCGGGCGTCCGCAGCGGGCGAGCTTCTTCGAGGCGAGGACGAGCAGCCGCGGAGCGGGACCCGGCATGCGGGCGAGCAGGGCCATGAGGAAGCCGAAGGCGGCCGGCAGGTCGGCTTCGCTCGCCGGCGCGATCTCGTGCACGGCGCCGAAGGCGAGCCCGCCCTGGGGCAGACGGTTGTCGAGCGCGGGAAGGCCGAACGGCAGGCGGCTGTTGCCGTCGTCCGGCAGGCCTTCGATGCGGGCCAGCCGACGGCGCAGGTCCTCCACCAGCGCGTCGCGGCTCGATCTCGTTTTTTGTGTTTCGGACGACATGCAAGTCTCTTCTTTGGCCCGCGAACCGGCGAAAGAAGAGAATAGAACAAAATAAGAACATTGCAAGGGGCGCCTTAGGCCCTCACCGGCAGCTCCGACCGGTAGAGTGTCTGGCCATCACTGCCGATGAACTCGAAGCTCATCTCGTCGGGGACCAGAGAGACCGCGAGAAACCCGGTGGTTCCGGCCTGAAAAAGAGTATGCGGCGTGGGTCGTGGTTGATCGGCATGAGCCCCACCACCCGAGGTCAAGTAGTGCACGTTGCCGACCTTGATATGTTGCAGGTTGTGATCGTGGCCATTGATGTAGGCTTCGACCCCATAGCGCTCGAGGAGCGGCCGCAGGCGCTTCTCGAAGACTGTGTAGTGCTCGTGCGGCCCTCCCGAGAAAACGGGATGATGCCCGATCACGATTTTCCAATGCGCGCGGCTCTCGCTCAGACTTTTCTTGAGCCACTTCAGTTGGTCGTCGGTGTCGCGGCCTTTCAGGAATTCGACAAGTTCGGAATCGTCCTTCGTCAGCTCGGTGGTGTCGAGGAAGAAGAAGTCGAGGAGGCGGCCGTCGCCGAGAGTCTTGGAGCGCTTATAGTAGCGGCTTGGCATGGTCCAACGGCCGCTCACGCCCGAATAGGCGATCTGGGCGTCGACGTTGCCCCTGTGATCGTGGTTGCCGAGCACGGCATACCAGGGGCGCATGAGGTTTGGATCGTCATAGATCTTCTCGAACACGTCGACCCAGAGCGGATCGTCCACGGATTTGACGCCATTCTCGTAGATGTTGTCGCCTGTCGAGACGATGAATTCCGGATCGAGCCGACGGGACGCTTCCGCGAGCGCGGTGGCGACCGGCTTTTGTCCCGGCGTTCGCTCGCCCCAATCGCCAATAGCGAGAAAGCGCAATCCGTCGCGGGTCTCTTGCGCGTAGCCGAGGTGCGCGTGGGCCAGCAACGCGGCGGTGCCGAGTCCGGATTTCAGGATGGTGCGGCGTGAGATGGGGTTCATGGCGGCCTCCGCGGACGCCCAACCCTTCGCTTGGAAACGTGGCTTTCTCACGGAAAACTGTACACGCGACAAAAAAGGCACCGGAGCTGTCAGGCTCCGGCGCCTTAATCCTCATCGGTCGAAGATTACTGCTGTGTGCAGTCAACGGTCACGGTGGTTCCGGTCTCGGCGATGAACTTGGTGCAGGTCTTCTTGATCGATGCAACGTTGAGGTCGTTCTTTTCGCTGGCATCGGCCTTTGCGTCGGGCGTCTCGACCGAGGTCGGCTCAGCTGCGGCAACGGTGGTCTTTTCGGCCGCAACCGGCTTCGCTTTCTCGGCGCGCGCCAGCTGGGTGGCCTTCTTCTGCTTCGCGGCGGCCAGTGCGCGGCTCTGCGCGGCCTTGCGGGCGCGTGACTGCTGCAGCGCCTGCTTCTGATAGTAGCTTTGCTTGGCGCCGTGGCCCGGTCGGCAGCCGGCGTCTGCGGTGGCCACCTGGGCCAGGGCGATGAACAGTGTCGCGAGCGTGAGGGCAATGGTCTTGAACAGCATGACGTCTCTCCTGGAAATCCGGTGCAAACCCGGGGCGGCCCGGCCGCCCATTGACCTGCACGATGGCAGAGCCGGCAGCGGATCTCTGTCCCGGGAGGAACATGGTTTTCAGGATTTGTGAGGATGGTCGTGCTGCCCGTACCGGTCAGGTTACGGGCGTGCCTTGGCTCATGCGCCGGTAAATGAACGGCGGCGAGGGCGCGTCACTCTCGCGCTCCGCGACGGCTGCGAATTTCTCATGCCAGGGCGAGAGGGCACAGGCCGGGTCGGCGTTGGCCGCGTCGCCGGTGACGGCGAGCGCCTGGCAGCGGCAGCCGCCCCAGTCGATCTCGCAGCGATCGCAGCTCTTGCACGGCTCCTTCATCCAGGCCGTGCCGCGGTATTTCTGGAACGCGGGGCCGTCGAGCCAGATGTCCCTCAGCGGGCGCTCGCGCACGGTCTCGATGCCGAGGTTGGGAATGGTCTCGGCGGCATGGCAGGGCAGCACCTTGCCGGTCGGTGTGATGTCGATCAGGCTGCGGCCCCAGCCGCCCATGCAGGGCTTCGGGCGCACGGCGTAATGATCGTGGGCCACCACGTCGAAAACGAGGATTCCCTTCAGCCGCTCCTTTGCCGCGCGCACGACCTCTAGCGATCTGTAGAACTGTTCGCGTGTCGGGATCAGCGCGGCGCGGTTCTTGAGCGCCCAGGCGTAGTACTGCGTGTTGGCGATCTCGATGCGGCCGGCTCCGGCCTCGACCGCGAAGTCGATGAGGGCCGCGACGTTGTCGATGTTGTGCCGGTGCACAACCACGTTGACCGTCAGCGGCAAGTCGAGCTCGCGGACCCAGCGGCAGACATCGCGCTTTTTCGGCAGACCGCCCTTGTAGCCCGAGATGCGGTCGGCGTTTTCCGGGTCGGTATCCTGGATCGAGACCTGCACGTGGTCGAGGCCGAGATTGGCAAGGCCAGCCAGACGCTCGCGCGTCAGTGTCACCCCGGAGGTGATCAGGTTCGTGTAAAGGCCGGCCTCGACGGCGCCGATCAGGATCTCCTCCAGATCCTTGCGTGCGCAGGGCTCGCCGCCCGAGAGATGAACTTGCAGCACGCCGAGGTCGGCGGCTTCGCGGAAGACGCGCCCCCATTCATCGGCCGAGAGCTCGCCGCCGCGCGGCATGACCAGCGGGTTCGAGCAATACGGGCATTGCAGTGGGCAGCGGTACGTCAGCTCGGCGAGCAGGCCGAGCGGTGCGAGAGGGCGTGTACACGCCGGCGCCGGCTCGGCGCTATCGGTGTGTGTTCCTGTCGTGAAGACCCCGGACACGGTGTCGTTTCCTCTCGTCGAAGCTTCCCCTCCTCGCGTCATGGCGGAGCCAAGCTCTGCATGGACGTCGGGAGGGGGAACCGCACGGCTGATGGGTTCGCCCCTCCCTGACCCTCCCTCGCAAAAAAGGGAGGGAAGCGCAGTTGTCACATCCCGTCCGGACGGTAGGTACCAGGCGGAGCCATGCCCACGACGTAGGCGAGGTGCAGGGCGTCGAGCTGCGCCCACAGCACGTCGCATTTGAAGCGCACGGCATCGACGCAGGCTTCCTGCAAGTCGCGCGTATTGGCGTACTGCTTGACGAATTCGAGCGCGAAGGTGGCATCGCGTGGGGCTTGCGACAGGCGTCGGCGGAAGTAGGCCATGACGTCCTCGGTGACGAAGTCGTAGTTGGCCAGCATGCCGGCGATGCGCTCGCGGTGGATCGAGGGTGCGAACAGCTCGGTCAGCGAGGAGGCCGCGGCTACGACGAGCGGTTGCTCGACGACGAAGCGTACGTAGGCTTCGACGGCGAAGCGCGTAGCAGGAAGTGCGCCCTCCATGCTGGTCACGTACTCGCGGTCGAGCCCCAGGCAATCGGTGAGCTTCAGCCAGCGTTCGATGCCGCCCGCCTCCTCGGGCAGCAGGCCGTCATGATCGTGGATGCGGTGGATCCACTCGCGCCGCAAGCCGCGATCGTGCGTGCGGCTCATGAAGGCGGCGTCCTTGCGCGGGATCGCCTCCTGATAGCAGTAGCGGTTCAGCGCCCAAGCCGCGACCTGCCCCTTGCTCAGCTTGCCGCCATGCAGCAGCTTATGGAATGGGTGCAGGTCGTGGTAGCGCTCGGAGCCGACGGCGCGGATCTGCGCCTCGAACTCGGCGGGGCTCCAGGGTGCGTTTTCGGCCTCGATCTGTCTCACGAACTCGTTCATCGGGGAACCTTTCGTCGGCTTCTGTGCTGGGATTAAGCACTGCGGATGCCGGACCTTGCCGGGGGACCCGCGGGCCGGCTTGATCGAGGTCAAAAAGCCCGATCACGGAGCGTTCAAAGCATCGTGTGACCGGCGCGCTACCGGTCGGCGCATGCGCTCAGAGAGGACCTCATGCCGGCAAAGGCCCTTGTTGTCGTCGGCCACACGGCGCTGGACCGCGTCTATCGGATCGAGAGCTTTCCCGGAAAGCCGACCAAGGTGCGCGCGCTCGATCATCGCGAGGAGGGCGGCGGATCGGCTGCCAACGCTGCTGCTGCTGCTGCGGTGCTCGGCGGCGCCGTGCGTCTCTGGAGCCGCGTCGGCGATGACGATGCGGGCGAGAAGGCGCGGCGGCAACTGGCGCGCTGCGGCGTCGACGTCGGTGGCGTTCTGACGTGCGCCGGTGCGAAGACGCCGACGGCCGCCGTCATCGTCGATTCGAACGGCGAAAGGTTGGTGATCAGCGAGGATGATCACGTCCTGCCGATGGAAGCGGACTGGCTGCCGCTCAGCGAGATCGCATCGGCGGGCGCGGTGCTGAGCGATCTGTCTTGGCTCGAGGGGACGCGCGCTGCTTTTGCGGCGGCGCGCGCGGTTGGCGTGCCGACACTGGTCGATGTGGATCTCGGTGGTGGCATTTTGCTCGAGCGGGTCATCGAGGTTACCGACTATGCAATTTTCTCGGGGCCGGCATTCGAGCGTTTCGTTCCCGGCGCTGATGACGAGGCCCGGCTCTCGGCGCTGCTCGATCTCGGCTTGCGCCATGCCGGCGTGACGCGAGGAAAGCGCGGATATCTCTGGGCCACTGGCGAAGGGAGGCAGTCGCAGGAGGCGTTCGAGGTGCCTGTCGTCGATACGACGGGTGCGGGTGATGCTTTTCATGGTGTCTTTGCGCTGGCGCTGGCGTCGGGCCTTGCGGATACGGAATGCGTGCGAGCTGCATCGGCGGCGGCGGCGCTCAAGTGCCGGCGCCTCGGGGCGCGTGCCGGGTTGCCGAGCGCGATCGAACTCGATGGGTTCCTGCTCGAGCAGACCGGGCGCGGTCTCGCCGAAGGGTGGCTCGCCGACGTCCCGTGAGTTGCCGCCTTGTGCGGGATCAAGCACGGCTCGCTTTGCTTGGTGCACTTTAGGCTATGAGAGAGGTGGGCGTGAAAGAGCTTCCGTTGGCCAAAGTCTATCAGCTCCTCGAGCCGGGGCCGGTGGTGCTGCTGACGACGGCTCACAAGGGCCGCGCCAATGTCATGACGATGTCGTGGCATATGATGGTCGAGTTCGAGCC includes:
- a CDS encoding efflux RND transporter periplasmic adaptor subunit, with translation MLKRLGAWLIVLLAAGAIAGGLGFYKYNEIKVAIAAAQATPEPVETVASARARTGTWSASTRAIGSVVALRHVEIKNEIAGVIAEIGFKSGDIVDEGALLVQFDVRQEQAALTAAEADARLAKLTLERRQGLRNSAAFNEQELDKAREEYAAATARAQNLAIIVDKKRITAPFQARVGISDWQPGAYLDIGTPIVKLQGVADDAYVDFTLPQDSTAIVRTGTRVTLSGAAVPGGTATAEIVAEDNSADDANRAIRFRAVAKGFGRILRPGTFVDVTVATTEPQPTVLVPLASVRRSPNGQHVFVLVEEDGKLRARMRTVTTGAVQGDDIAVSEGVEAGELIASSGSFKLREGLLVDTGAVAESTTGTGIN
- a CDS encoding error-prone DNA polymerase; the encoded protein is MTRYAELAVTTNFSFLRGASHPGEMVLAAEQLGLASLAITDRNSFAGVVRAFDEWKKRKTLKLIVGVRLVTVDGLEILAYPTDRDAYARLCRLLTMGKRKVPHKEHTECHLTFEDILAAAEGQILVAIPPEDLTSTFTQRLGELARTAPGRSYLAGTHGYRGDEPRRLGQLDALGRGTGTPLVAVGDVHYHTPARRPLADVLTCIREKCTIHEAGFRLAANAERHLKPAAEMARLFAAFPDAIARTLEIADACRFSLADLQNEYPDEPVPPGKTAQQHLEDETWAGARRRYPHRIPEKVEAQLREEFALIKKLGYARYFLTVYEVVKFARNKDILCQGRGSAANSAVCYCLGITEVNPATSNLLFSRFISERRGEPPDIDVDFEHDRREEVIQHIYDRYGREYAAICATVIHYRSRRAIREVGKAMGLTPDVTAALAKTVWGSHSDGLPDKHIREAGFDPENPQIRQSVLIARELLGFPRHLSQHVGGFILTKRRLDETVPIANAAMDERTFIEWDKDDIDTLGLMKVDVLGLGMLSVLRHGLDLLKTHYKKPLALATIPQDESTDETKKVYEMLSHADSIGVFQVESRAQMSMLPRLKPRTFYDLVIEVAIVRPGPIQGNMVHPYLKRRERPEEVTYPSPAPPHDPEELKEVLKRTLGVPLFQEQAMQIAITAAAFTPDEADGLRRAMATFRHNGNVHKYRDQFISRMTARGYDPEFVARCFGQIEGFGEYGFPESHAASFALLVYASAWMKCHYPDVFCAAILNSQPMGFYQPAQLVRDAREHKVEVRAPDVNFSEWDCTLEPSSEGPHRFAVRLGFRQIDGMSEDEAEKLAAFRGNGYASIERLAGVSGVSRGAIERLAAADAFRSIGLDRRAALWSARRLASIGLTGTRSDASRRKTAKPPVEETLPLLDVHAGDELFPEPSVTLPQMALPEHVAEDYVTTGLSLKAHPVAFFRPRLAQLRMTPNKELRDEVLTRNGQKIGVAGLVLIRQMPGGKKVVFLTLEDETGIANIIVWPKVFAANRRTIMSARFLGVRGRLQRAGEVVHVLAESFIDLSDELALLREPERLASPHTSPDPLTHRTLLPLKSRDFH
- a CDS encoding DUF6504 family protein, encoding MPRIVSVWLPQWPVHRWLAARQHRTPVDPAAPFVLADGSDAPRIAAVNPAAAASGLAVGETLADARARIGALQVRLAEPVADAKALARLALWATRYTPSVALFKEESGADGFFLDVTGATHLMGGEKNLLTDLAQRLRAFGLPARLAIAETPGTAWAVSHFARTSPTIIPAGAEAQALTPLPVEGLRLAPEETVALRRLGFKRIGDLIDKPRAPFAARFEKALLKRLDQALARPPEPLALLAPPPLYRKARSLLEPITTEDAIVTVTARLMQDLVPQLEADGVGARSLRLTLFRVDGVAHGLDVSCTLPTQNPDDVTRLIRLKLQHLARFLEAGFGFETVSLAISVAEKMNPRQRALAATSEDAERARRCTVLLDALRQRLGPESVRHLVPVASHWPERSEKLINQRSETLATARDETAAWPSAKHARPRPSLMLPRAEPAEVIALMPDGPPLRLRWRGRLHTVAHAEGPERIAAEWWRTREEAATRDYYLVEDQAGRRLWLYREGIPGRETAAPRWFVHGLFA
- a CDS encoding tartrate-resistant acid phosphatase type 5 family protein; protein product: MNPISRRTILKSGLGTAALLAHAHLGYAQETRDGLRFLAIGDWGERTPGQKPVATALAEASRRLDPEFIVSTGDNIYENGVKSVDDPLWVDVFEKIYDDPNLMRPWYAVLGNHDHRGNVDAQIAYSGVSGRWTMPSRYYKRSKTLGDGRLLDFFFLDTTELTKDDSELVEFLKGRDTDDQLKWLKKSLSESRAHWKIVIGHHPVFSGGPHEHYTVFEKRLRPLLERYGVEAYINGHDHNLQHIKVGNVHYLTSGGGAHADQPRPTPHTLFQAGTTGFLAVSLVPDEMSFEFIGSDGQTLYRSELPVRA
- the pqqE gene encoding pyrroloquinoline quinone biosynthesis protein PqqE, with the translated sequence MSGVFTTGTHTDSAEPAPACTRPLAPLGLLAELTYRCPLQCPYCSNPLVMPRGGELSADEWGRVFREAADLGVLQVHLSGGEPCARKDLEEILIGAVEAGLYTNLITSGVTLTRERLAGLANLGLDHVQVSIQDTDPENADRISGYKGGLPKKRDVCRWVRELDLPLTVNVVVHRHNIDNVAALIDFAVEAGAGRIEIANTQYYAWALKNRAALIPTREQFYRSLEVVRAAKERLKGILVFDVVAHDHYAVRPKPCMGGWGRSLIDITPTGKVLPCHAAETIPNLGIETVRERPLRDIWLDGPAFQKYRGTAWMKEPCKSCDRCEIDWGGCRCQALAVTGDAANADPACALSPWHEKFAAVAERESDAPSPPFIYRRMSQGTPVT
- the pqqC gene encoding pyrroloquinoline-quinone synthase PqqC; this encodes MNEFVRQIEAENAPWSPAEFEAQIRAVGSERYHDLHPFHKLLHGGKLSKGQVAAWALNRYCYQEAIPRKDAAFMSRTHDRGLRREWIHRIHDHDGLLPEEAGGIERWLKLTDCLGLDREYVTSMEGALPATRFAVEAYVRFVVEQPLVVAAASSLTELFAPSIHRERIAGMLANYDFVTEDVMAYFRRRLSQAPRDATFALEFVKQYANTRDLQEACVDAVRFKCDVLWAQLDALHLAYVVGMAPPGTYRPDGM